A window of Rufibacter sp. LB8 contains these coding sequences:
- the uvrA gene encoding excinuclease ABC subunit UvrA, translated as MKKTPPLDKKPFTGYVTVRGAREHNLKNVDLTIPRNALVVFTGVSGSGKSSLAFGTLYAEAQRRYLESVSPYARRLFHQMAVPEVDAIEGLPPAVALQQQRGTPTTRSSVGSVTTLSNLVRMLYSRAGDYPKGQPIIYAEAFSPNTPEGACPTCHGLGRIYDVTEQSMVPDPSLTIRERAIAAWPTAWGGQNQRDILVTLGYDVDKQWKDLPQKQRDWILFTEDQPVVPVYPGYTPEQTQRALKRKEEPNYMGTFTSARRHVFHTFANTNSPQMKKRVMQYMLHTDCPTCQGKRLNPASLSVTFAGLDITEFSRLPLKRVADLLAPYGTASASGQTRQDQEHPEQVIVKQRIAQDLTARIQVLLDLGLGYLSLERSTPTLSPGELQRLRLATQLYSHLFGVVYVLDEPSAGLHPSDTVALLTALENLKQAGNSLFVVEHNVDVIRQADWLVDVGPAAGEKGGEILYSGVPEGLQKVTNSQTAAYLFGSTPVENRERRTPTGWLKLSGVTRNNLQNLDAEFPLGVFTTVTGVSGSGKSSLVSQVLVELVAEHLGQEIHPEEEEGDALESKAPQTLGGRIVSGMEQIKRLVRVDQKAIGRTPRSNMATYTGLFDHVRKLFAATPMAKKRRYDAGRFSFNVAKGRCENCTGEGFVMVELLFLPSVYAPCPVCHGARYNAPTLEVTYRDLNIAQVLDLTVDSAWEFFDEEPAIHRALTVLREVGLGYLRLGQPATELSGGEAQRIKLATELQRLSRGNSLYILDEPTTGLHPADVEKLMAQLEKLVDAGNTVIVVEHTMRVAAASDWVLDIGPGAGEEGGQIVAAGPPDNVAKVKASKTAPFLAKEIQRQ; from the coding sequence ATGAAGAAGACGCCACCTTTAGATAAAAAACCGTTCACCGGCTATGTCACCGTGCGGGGCGCGCGGGAACACAACCTCAAGAACGTTGACCTCACCATTCCCAGAAATGCGCTGGTGGTGTTCACGGGCGTGTCGGGCTCGGGCAAGTCGTCGTTGGCATTTGGCACGTTGTACGCCGAGGCCCAGCGCCGTTACCTGGAGAGCGTGAGTCCGTACGCCCGGCGGCTGTTCCACCAGATGGCCGTGCCCGAGGTAGACGCCATTGAGGGGCTTCCGCCGGCGGTGGCGCTGCAACAGCAGCGCGGCACGCCCACCACCCGCTCCAGCGTGGGCAGCGTGACCACCCTTTCTAACCTGGTGCGCATGCTCTACAGCCGGGCCGGCGACTACCCCAAAGGCCAGCCCATCATCTACGCCGAGGCGTTTAGTCCTAACACTCCCGAGGGCGCGTGCCCCACCTGCCACGGCCTTGGCCGCATCTATGACGTGACGGAGCAAAGCATGGTGCCCGACCCCAGCCTCACCATTCGGGAGCGGGCCATTGCCGCCTGGCCCACCGCCTGGGGCGGCCAAAACCAGCGCGACATTCTGGTGACCCTGGGCTATGATGTGGACAAACAATGGAAAGACCTTCCGCAGAAACAGCGTGATTGGATACTTTTTACCGAGGACCAACCCGTGGTGCCCGTGTACCCCGGCTACACTCCCGAGCAAACCCAGCGCGCCCTCAAACGCAAAGAGGAACCCAACTACATGGGCACGTTCACCAGCGCCCGGCGGCATGTGTTCCATACGTTTGCCAACACCAACAGCCCCCAGATGAAAAAGCGGGTGATGCAATATATGCTCCACACCGACTGCCCCACCTGTCAGGGCAAGCGCCTGAACCCCGCCTCGCTCTCCGTGACATTCGCCGGACTAGACATCACGGAGTTTTCGCGGTTGCCTCTGAAACGGGTGGCGGATTTGCTTGCCCCTTACGGGACGGCATCGGCCAGCGGCCAAACCAGACAGGACCAGGAACACCCTGAGCAGGTGATTGTAAAACAGCGCATTGCCCAGGATTTGACCGCCCGCATTCAGGTGCTGCTTGATTTGGGTTTGGGGTATCTGTCTCTGGAACGAAGCACGCCAACCTTATCGCCGGGTGAATTGCAGCGCCTGCGGCTGGCCACGCAGTTGTACTCGCATTTGTTTGGCGTGGTGTACGTGCTGGACGAACCTTCGGCGGGCCTGCACCCCAGTGACACGGTGGCGCTGCTCACAGCTTTGGAGAACCTGAAGCAAGCGGGAAATTCACTGTTTGTGGTGGAGCATAATGTAGACGTGATCCGGCAAGCCGATTGGTTGGTGGATGTAGGCCCGGCGGCCGGTGAGAAAGGCGGCGAGATTCTCTACAGCGGCGTGCCCGAAGGCCTGCAAAAAGTCACTAATTCCCAAACTGCTGCGTATTTGTTCGGCTCAACGCCCGTAGAGAACCGGGAGCGACGTACGCCAACGGGCTGGCTCAAACTAAGCGGCGTCACCCGCAACAACCTGCAGAACCTGGATGCGGAGTTTCCATTAGGCGTGTTCACCACCGTCACGGGCGTCTCGGGCTCGGGCAAAAGCAGTCTGGTGAGTCAGGTGCTGGTGGAACTGGTGGCCGAACATCTGGGGCAGGAAATCCATCCGGAGGAAGAGGAGGGAGACGCGCTGGAAAGCAAAGCCCCGCAAACCCTGGGCGGCCGGATTGTGAGCGGCATGGAGCAGATCAAGCGCCTGGTGCGGGTAGACCAGAAGGCCATCGGGCGGACGCCGCGCTCCAACATGGCCACCTACACCGGCTTGTTTGACCACGTGCGCAAACTTTTTGCGGCCACGCCGATGGCCAAAAAACGGCGGTATGACGCGGGTAGGTTCTCCTTTAACGTGGCCAAAGGAAGGTGCGAGAACTGCACCGGCGAGGGCTTTGTGATGGTGGAACTGCTTTTCCTGCCCAGCGTGTACGCGCCCTGCCCCGTCTGCCACGGCGCCCGCTACAACGCCCCAACCCTGGAAGTGACGTACCGCGATCTCAACATTGCTCAGGTATTGGATTTAACCGTTGATTCCGCCTGGGAATTTTTCGACGAGGAACCCGCCATCCACCGTGCCCTCACCGTGCTGCGCGAAGTAGGCCTGGGCTACCTTCGCCTGGGCCAACCGGCCACCGAACTCTCTGGCGGGGAGGCCCAACGCATTAAGCTTGCCACGGAACTGCAACGATTATCAAGGGGCAACAGCCTGTACATCTTAGATGAACCCACCACGGGTTTGCACCCGGCAGACGTGGAGAAACTCATGGCTCAACTGGAGAAACTGGTAGACGCCGGCAACACCGTAATTGTAGTAGAACACACCATGCGCGTAGCCGCCGCCTCAGACTGGGTCCTGGATATTGGCCCGGGGGCGGGAGAAGAAGGAGGTCAGATTGTCGCCGCCGGCCCGCCGGATAATGTAGCGAAGGTGAAAGCCAGCAAGACGGCGCCGTTTCTGGCGAAGGAAATTCAGCGTCAATAA